From Bacillota bacterium, one genomic window encodes:
- a CDS encoding cob(I)yrinic acid a,c-diamide adenosyltransferase produces the protein MSERRRVYTRTGDSGETGLLGPGRVRKDHPRIEACGAVDELNAWLGLARARCQGVPALAALSALLEALQRRLFELGAELAVEPGQAHPAPVPRIEASTIAWLEHEIDRLDGELPPLVHFVLPAGTEAAATLHAARTVARRAERRVVALAAAEPVRPEAIAFLNRLSDLLFVMARAANRREGTEDVPWKPGPTA, from the coding sequence ATGAGCGAGCGGCGGCGCGTTTACACGCGCACGGGCGATTCCGGTGAGACGGGGCTTCTGGGCCCCGGCCGGGTCCGCAAGGACCACCCCCGCATCGAAGCGTGTGGTGCCGTCGACGAGCTGAACGCGTGGCTGGGGCTGGCACGAGCCCGCTGTCAGGGCGTGCCGGCCCTGGCCGCGCTGTCGGCGCTGCTGGAGGCGCTCCAGCGGAGGCTGTTCGAACTGGGCGCCGAACTGGCCGTCGAGCCGGGCCAGGCCCACCCTGCGCCGGTTCCCCGCATTGAAGCCAGCACCATCGCGTGGCTGGAGCACGAGATCGACCGGCTCGACGGCGAACTTCCGCCGCTCGTGCACTTCGTGCTGCCCGCGGGAACCGAAGCCGCCGCCACGCTGCATGCCGCTCGCACCGTCGCCCGCCGCGCCGAACGCCGCGTGGTGGCGCTGGCGGCCGCAGAGCCGGTGCGGCCCGAGGCCATCGCCTTTCTCAACCGCCTCTCGGACCTGCTCTTCGTCATGGCCCGGGCGGCCAACCGCCGTGAGGGCACCGAAGACGTGCCCTGGAAGCCCGGCCCTACCGCGTGA
- a CDS encoding trypsin-like peptidase domain-containing protein, translating to MAEDNVMDAFSRAVTRAVKAAGPAVVRISTRSEAVPFYGIWPSRREGIGSGVILDPSGLAVTNYHVVAGAARLFATLQDGRTIEARVLGEDPAHDLALLRLSGSGLPSAALGDSEALEVGQLVIAIGNPLGLEATVTAGVVSATGRTLRTPNGVMENLIQTDASINPGNSGGPLVDAQGRVVGINTAVIMGAQGIGFAVPAAAVRDLLARYGRTGQVSAGWLGIQAVSQWVELPAGKDGAGGRLGVLVLQVVPGSPAERAGLAPMDVILAVDGEPVEGYESLRRRLARRSPGERLQLQVQRGDRTLTVAMVLGRYGQVARGR from the coding sequence ATGGCAGAGGACAACGTGATGGACGCCTTTTCCCGGGCGGTCACCCGCGCCGTCAAGGCGGCCGGCCCGGCAGTCGTGCGGATTTCGACGCGCAGCGAGGCTGTGCCGTTTTACGGGATCTGGCCTTCCCGCCGGGAGGGCATCGGCTCGGGCGTCATCCTGGATCCGTCGGGGCTTGCCGTGACCAACTACCACGTGGTGGCGGGCGCGGCGCGGCTGTTTGCCACGCTGCAGGACGGGCGGACGATTGAAGCCAGGGTGCTGGGGGAGGACCCCGCACACGACCTGGCGCTGCTGCGGCTGTCGGGAAGCGGCCTGCCCTCCGCCGCGCTCGGCGACTCGGAGGCGCTGGAGGTGGGGCAGCTCGTCATCGCCATCGGCAACCCGCTGGGCCTCGAGGCGACGGTGACGGCTGGCGTGGTGAGCGCCACCGGGCGCACGCTGCGAACGCCAAACGGCGTCATGGAGAACCTCATCCAGACCGACGCCTCCATCAACCCGGGCAACTCGGGCGGCCCCCTGGTGGACGCACAGGGCCGGGTGGTCGGCATCAACACCGCCGTCATCATGGGGGCTCAGGGTATCGGGTTCGCCGTCCCGGCGGCCGCGGTCCGCGACCTGCTGGCGCGCTACGGCCGCACGGGCCAGGTGAGCGCGGGCTGGCTCGGCATCCAGGCGGTCAGCCAGTGGGTGGAGCTGCCGGCCGGCAAGGACGGGGCAGGCGGGCGCCTGGGCGTGCTGGTGCTGCAGGTCGTGCCCGGAAGCCCTGCGGAGCGCGCCGGGCTTGCGCCGATGGACGTGATCCTGGCCGTTGACGGCGAGCCGGTGGAGGGCTACGAGAGCCTGCGGCGCCGCCTGGCCCGCCGGTCGCCCGGCGAGCGGCTTCAGCTTCAGGTGCAGCGCGGCGACCGCACCCTGACCGTCGCCATGGTGCTGGGCCGGTACGGCCAGGTGGCGCGGGGGCGATGA